In Corylus avellana chromosome ca2, CavTom2PMs-1.0, the following proteins share a genomic window:
- the LOC132170933 gene encoding pentatricopeptide repeat-containing protein At1g71490-like (The sequence of the model RefSeq protein was modified relative to this genomic sequence to represent the inferred CDS: added 17 bases not found in genome assembly), whose product METWKQGTKPYDKPSTSQSNDSILETNNSSDESMINSLFTSLKDFASQGHLSKAFKTFSLIQLHASSVASFDLILLPISSLLLSCTNLKSLQQGKQLHAQIISLGLEQHLTLVPKLVTFYSSFDLLLDAHNITQNTSILHPLPWNLLISSYVRNGLFGEALSAYKEMVDKGVRPDNFTYPSVLKACGEKLDLGFGREIHNTINSSFAGWNLFVHNALVSMYGRLGEIDVARSLFDEMPEKDAVSWNTMISAYASRGMWKEAFELFERMRITGIEVNIITWNTIAGGCLRTGNFKGALNLLSRMRTYGIHLDSVARIIGLGACSHIGVIKLGKEIHGSAIRSCCDGFHNVKNALITMYSRCKDLRHAYILFRLIEDKSIITWNSMLSGYSHMDQSEEASFLFREMLLSGIEPNFVTIASILPLCARVANLQHGKEFHCYITKREGFKDNLLLWNALVDMYGRSGKVLEAKRVFDSLSKRDEVTYTSLIAGYGMRGEGEAALEVFEDMKRSQTKPDHITMVAVLSACSHSGLVIQGQRLFEKMRAVYGITPLLEHYACMVDLFGRAGLLDKAKEILTTMPYKPTPAMWATLIGACRIHGNTEIGEWAAETLLEMRPENSGYYVLIANMYAAAGCWNKLAKVRTSMRDLGVMKAPGCAWVDVGTGFFPFVVGDTSNLHAQEIYTLLDGLTELMKDAGYVARVEFGSEDKIIEE is encoded by the coding sequence GGGTACAAAACCATATGATAAGCCATCCACGTCACAATCCAATGATTCTATCCTGGAAACAAACAATAGTAGTGATGAATCTATGATTAATTCCCTTTTTACATCTCTCAAGGACTTTGCGAGTCAGGGCCATTTATCGAAAGCATTCAAAACTTTCTCTCTAATCCAGCTACATGCCTCTTCTGTTGCTTCTTTCGACCTTATCTTACTTCCcatctcttctcttcttctatcTTGCACCAACCTTAAATCACTCCAACAAGGTAAACAACTTCATGCTCAGATTATCTCCTTGGGTCTTGAACAACATCTCACTTTAGTACCCAAACTTGTCACGTTTTACTCAAGCTTTGACCTCCTTCTTGATGCCCATAATATTACTCAGAATACAAGTATTTTGCATCCTTTGCCTTGGAATTTGCTTATCTCTTCTTATGTTAGAAATGGACTTTTTGGGGAGGCTCTCTCTGCCTATAAAGAAATGGTGGATAAGGGGGTTAGGCCAGATAATTTCACTTACCCATCTGTTCTCAAGGCTTGTGGTGAAAAATTGGATTTGGGTTTCGGTAGGGAGATTCATAATACTATTAATTCTAGCTTTGCTGGGTGGAACTTGTTTGTACATAATGCCTTGGTCTCCATGTATGGGAGGCTTGGGGAAATTGATGTTGCTCGTAGCTTGTTTGACGAGATGCCAGAGAAGGATGCTGTTTCTTGGAACACAATGATCTCTGCTTATGCCTCAAGAGGAATGTGGAAGGAAGCATTTGAGCTTTTTGAAAGGATGAGAATTACAGGTATTGAAGTTAATATCATAACTTGGAATACTATAGCTGGTGGGTGCTTGCGGACGGGCAATTTTAAGGGAGCACTTAACTTGCTTTCTCGGATGAGAACTTATGGCATTCATTTGGATTCTGTGGCGAGGATTATTGGTTTGGGTGCATGTTCCCACATTGGGGTCATTAAATTGGGGAAAGAAATTCATGGTTCTGCAATTCGTAGCTGTTGTGATGGGTTTCATAACGTCAAGAATGCATTAATAACGATGTATTCCAGGTGCAAAGACCTTAGACATGCCTATATTCTGTTTCGATTGATAGAAGATAAGAGTATAATTACTTGGAACTCCATGCTTTCTGGCTACAGCCACATGGATCAATCTGAGGAAGCATCGTTCCTATTTAGAGAGATGTTGCTTTCCGGAATTGAACCAAATTTTGTGACAATTGCGAGCATTCTTCCTCTCTGCGCTCGAGTTGCAAATCTGCAACATGGGAAGGAGTTCCACTGCTACATTACAAAGCGCGAAGGGTTTAAGGACAATTTGCTATTGTGGAATGCTCTTGTAGACATGTATGGAAGATCAGGCAAAGTTTTGGAAGCTAAAAGAGTGTTTGATTCATTGAGCAAAAGGGATGAGGTGACTTATACTTCCTTGATTGCCGGATATGGAATGAGAGGAGAGGGGGAAGCTGCACTAGAAGTATTTGAAGATATGAAAAGGTCCCAAACCAAACCAGACCATATAACCATGGTCGCAGTTCTATCAGCCTGTAGCCATTCCGGTCTTGTAATCCAAGGCCAAAGACTGTTTGAAAAGATGCGAGCTGTATATGGTATAACTCCTCTTTTGGAGCATTATGCATGCATGGTTGATCTCTTTGGCAGGGCTGGCTTGTTGGACAAAGCAAAAGAGATTCTCACTACAATGCCTTACAAGCCAACCCCTGCCATGTGGGCCACTCTAATAGGAGCCTGTCGGATTCATGGAAATACAGAGATAGGGGAGTGGGCAGCTGAAACACTATTGGAAATGAGGCCTGAAAACTCAGGTTACTATGTGTTGATTGCTAACATGTATGCTGCTGCTGGTTGTTGGAACAAGCTAGCTAAGGTTAGAACTTCCATGAGGGACTTGGGTGTGATGAAGGCTCCTGGTTGTGCTTGGGTCGATGTGGGCACAGGATTTTTCCCCTTTGTGGTGGGGGACACATCAAACCTCCATGCACAAGAGATTTACACTTTGTTGGATGGATTAACTGAGCTAATGAAAGATGCGGGTTATGTTGCAAGAGTGGAGTTTGGTTCGGAGGACAAAATTATTGAGGAATAG
- the LOC132171605 gene encoding putative protease Do-like 14, which yields MSHFLRKLSVSKGSSLLRIVAIATVGSGLLYANSNTNSRATLAVKVPVPLREWKITQDTVPHPRFLSSNHWQFGVLPLFSSRVGLVPSSDKKNEAPPAVGDGPKPCPNCLGRDAIANAAARVGPAVVNLSVPQGFYGITTGKSIGSGTIIDEDGSILTCAHVVVDFQGMRGSSKGKVDVTLQDGRTFEGTVVNADMHSDIAIVKIHSKTPLPIAKLGSSSKLRPGDWVIAMGCPLSLQNTITAGIVSCVERKSSDLGIGGMRREYLQTDCAINAGNSGGPLVNVDGEVIGVNIMKVLDADGLGFSLPIDSVCKIIEHFKKSGRVVRPWLGLKMVDLNEMIIAQLKERDATFPNVNKGILVPMVTPGSPADRAGFCPGDIVIEFDGKPVESIKEIVEIMGDRVGVPVKVLVKRAKDSLATLTVIPEESNPDM from the exons ATGAGCCATTTCCTG AGAAAGCTTTCAGTTTCTAAGGGAAGCTCTCTCCTCCGGATTGTAGCAATTGCTACTGTCGGGTCGGGTCTGTTGTATGCTAACAGCAACACAAATTCCA GAGCAACATTAGCAGTGAAGGTTCCTGTGCCTCTGCGGGAATGGAAAATTACACAGGACACAGTTCCTCACCCGCGGTTTCTTTCATCAAATCATTGGCAATTTG GAGTGCttccattattttcttctaGAGTTGGTTTGGTTCCATCATCGGACAAAAAGAATGAAGCCCCTCCGGCAGTTGGAGATGGCCCCAAACCATGTCCCAACTGCTTGGGCAGAGATGCTATTGCAAATGCGGCTGCTAGGGTTGGTCCTGCTGTTGTCAACCTATCAGTTCCTCAGG GTTTCTATGGGATTACTACTGGAAAGAGTATAGGGTCAGGAACTATAATTGATGAGGATGGTTCAATTTTAACATGTGCTCATGTTGTGGTTGATTTTCAAGGCATGAGGGGTTCATCCAAAGGGAAG GTTGATGTGACTTTGCAAGATGGTCGGACATTCGAGGGTACAGTGGTGAATGCTGATATGCATTCTGATATTGCAATTGTAAAGATTCATTCTAAAACACCACTTCCAATAGCAAAACTTGGCTCTTCAAGTAAGCTTCGTCCCGGGGACTGGGTTATTGCCATGGGTTGTCCACTTTCCCTTCAGAATACCATCACAGCTGGTATTGTAAG TTGTGTTGAACGTAAAAGCAGTGACTTGGGCATTGGTGGAATGCGGAGAGAGTATTTACAAACGGATTGTGCAATAAATGCG GGAAATTCTGGAGGCCCCCTTGTCAATGTTGATGGAGAAGTAATTGGTGTTAATATTATGAAAGTGCTTGATGCTGAtggattgggtttttctttaCCAATTGATTCGGTCTGTAAAATTATTGAGCACTTCAAGAAAAGTGG GAGGGTTGTTCGACCTTGGCTTGGATTGAAAATGGTTGATCTTAACGAGATGATAATTGCTCAGCTTAAAGAAAGAGATGCCACGTTCCCAAATGTCAATAAGGGCATTCTTGTACCTATG GTAACTCCTGGATCTCCTGCTGATCGGGCTGGATTTTGTCCAGGTGATATTGTGATTGAATTTGATGGGAAGCCTGTTGAAAGCATCAAGGAG ATTGTTGAAATAATGGGGGACAGAGTTGGAGTACCCGTGAAGGTACTTGTGAAAAGAGCCAAGGATAGTTTAGCGACGTTAACTGTAATTCCAGAGGAATCCAATCCAGATATGTGA
- the LOC132170705 gene encoding histone H2A.1-like produces METTKSGRGAGGRKGGERKKSVSKSVKAGLQFPVGRIARFLKKGRYAQRTGTGAPVYLAAVLEYLAAEVLELAGNAARDNKKTRINPRHVLLAVRNDEELGKLLQGVTIASGGVLPNINPILLPKKTAPADSDKSSKASKSPKKA; encoded by the exons ATGGAGACCACGAAGTCGGGGAGGGGAGCCGGAGGAAGAAAAGGTGGCGAGAGGAAGAAGTCGGTGTCGAAGTCGGTCAAGGCGGGGCTACAGTTTCCCGTTGGTCGTATCGCTCGGTTCCTGAAAAAGGGTCGCTACGCTCAGAGAACCGGCACCGGGGCTCCCGTTTACCTTGCCGCCGTACTCGAATATCTCGCCGCTGAG GTTTTGGAGCTGGCAGGAAACGCGGCACGTGACAACAAGAAGACCAGGATAAACCCAAGGCACGTGCTGTTGGCCGTGAGGAACGACGAGGAACTGGGGAAACTGCTTCAAGGGGTTACCATTGCCAGCGGCGGAGTTCTGCCAAACATCAACCCCATTTTGCTGCCCAAGAAGACAGCTCCTGCTGACTCTGACAAGTCCTCTAAAGCCTCCAAGTCCCCCAAAAAAGCTTAA
- the LOC132172695 gene encoding uncharacterized protein LOC132172695: MSRYDDLNGVSILRCRPLEWTDKELEKIRIYNVNQVDTDEIVLLGNSLIKDIEESKIKSSTVNIILSLAVSLIDPFSEGSKFLLIPPSEHQGVKISYKQPITTKGDAEEAELANLAKQAKNNKKESTTAKLQKQVDKINFKESNDDFEESEEEEEEVQQGSASVYTFLAAYLLRLQSKLPDGFVSSLDQCKNRYAGWYKHGREIMNRVTVSAEVAEKIKNALGRRPEIIHTWVMWIAVNENRPSESKLSVQQRGLVEYLAGQIFSYTGMHAYTLTMAIQETTKCELELLLRELNCPLTRSAVVGIRNIVKNHELKEGHSTQTTYFRYARVWDPGYFYEVETKSCIALVYLVAKTFKEIGTTSEVADPTKIYALTRLGEWMKAHLDVVSSRLVKMISSKLLHHS; the protein is encoded by the coding sequence ATGTCGAGGTACGATGATCTCAATGGGGTTTCTATCCTGAGATGCCGCCCCTTAGAATGGACCGATAAAGAACTGGAGAAGATCCGGATATATAATGTCAATCAAGTAGACACTGATGAGATTGTTCTTCTTGGAAACAGCCTAATCAAAGATATTGAGGAAAGTAAGATTAAATCCTCAACCGTCAACATAATCCTCAGTCTGGCCGTCTCTCTGATTGATCCATTTTCAGAAGGGTCCAAATTCTTATTGATTCCACCGTCTGAGCATCAGGGGGTTAAGATATCATATAAGCAACCTATCACCACAAAAGGAGACGCTGAGGAAGCAGAATTGGCGAACTTAGCAAAGCAGGCTAAGAACAATAAAAAGGAATCAACCACCGCAAAACTGCAAAAACAGGTTGATAAGATTAACTTTAAGGagtccaatgatgattttgaggagtcagaagaagaagaggaggaggttcAACAAGGAAGTGCCTCTGTGTACACTTTCTTGGCTGCTTATCTATTGCGTCTGCAGTCAAAGCTCCCTGACGGTTTCGTCTCCTCATTAGATCAATGTAAGAACAGGTATGCAGGTTGGTACAAACACGGAAGGGAGATCATGAACAGAGTAACTGTTTCTGCGGAGGTTGCTGAGAAGATCAAAAACGCGCTTGGAAGAAGACCTGAGATCATCCATACTTGGGTGATGTGGATAGCTGTCAATGAGAATCGCCCATCGGAGAGCAAGCTGAGTGTTCAACAGAGAGGATTGGTTGAATATCTTGCTGGTCAAATTTTCTCATATACAGGAATGCATGCTTACACTCTCACCATGGCCATTCAGGAAACTACAAAATGTGAGTTGGAGCTTCTTCTGAGAGAGTTGAATTGTCCCCTAACAAGATCAGCTGTAGTAGGTATACGCAATATCGTGAAGAATCATGAGCTCAAGGAAGGACATTCGACCCAAACGACATACTTTAGATATGCCAGAGTTTGGGATCCTGGTTATTTTTACGAAGTTGAGACTAAATCTTGTATAGCACTAGTTTATCTGGTTGCAAAAACATTTAAAGAGATTGGGACTACCTCAGAAGTTGCTGATCCAACAAAGATCTATGCCCTAACACGGCTTGGAGAGTGGATGAAGGCCCACTTGGATGTTGTCTCCAGCCGACTGGTTAAGATGATCTCCAGTAAGTTACTACACCATTCGTGA
- the LOC132168604 gene encoding pentatricopeptide repeat-containing protein At1g71490-like: MGILVFAEQHVANVDEGMQSVLPDHAITYNTYIYSGHLSKAFKTFSLIQLHASSVASFDLILLLISSLLPSCTNLKSLQGKQLHAQIISLGLEQHPILAPKLVTFYSSFDLLLDAHNINTKPDHITMVAVLSACTHSGLVIQGQRLFEKMRGVYGISPLLEHYACMVDIFGRAGLLDKAKEIITTMPYKPTPAMWATLLGACWIHGNTEIGEWAAETLLEMRPENSGYYVLIANMYAAAGCWNKLAKVRTSMRDLGVRKAPGCAWVDVGTGFFPFVVGDTSNLHAQEIYTLLDGLTELTKDAGYVASVDFGSEDKIIEE; encoded by the exons atgggtattttggtctttgcaGAGCAACATGTTGCAAATGTGGATGAAGGCATGCAATCAGTTCTCCCTGACCATGCTATCACATACAACACATACATTTATAGT GGCCATTTATCGAAAGCATTCAAAACCTTCTCTCTTATCCAGCTACATGCCTCTTCTGTTGCTTCTTTCGACCTTATCTTACTTCTcatctcttctcttcttccatcTTGCACCAACCTTAAATCACTCCAAGGTAAACAACTTCATGCTCAGATTATCTCCTTGGGTCTTGAACAACATCCCATTTTGGCACCCAAACTTGTCACGTTTTACTCAAGCTTTGACCTCCTTCTTGATGCCCATAATATTAATACCAAACCAGACCATATAACCATGGTTGCAGTTCTATCAGCCTGTACCCATTCCGGTCTTGTAATCCAAGGCCAAAGACTGTTTGAAAAGATGCGAGGTGTATATGGTATATCTCCTCTTTTGGAGCATTATGCATGCATGGTTGATATCTTTGGCAGGGCTGGCTTGTTGGACAAAGCAAAAGAGATTATCACTACAATGCCTTACAAGCCAACCCCTGCCATGTGGGCCACTCTATTAGGAGCCTGTTGGATTCATGGAAATACAGAGATAGGGGAGTGGGCAGCTGAAACACTATTGGAAATGAGGCCTGAAAACTCAGGTTACTATGTGTTGATTGCTAACATGTATGCTGCTGCTGGTTGTTGGAACAAGCTAGCTAAGGTTAGAACTTCCATGAGGGACTTGGGTGTGAGGAAGGCTCCTGGTTGTGCTTGGGTCGATGTGGGCACAGGATTTTTCCCCTTTGTGGTGGGGGATACATCAAACCTCCATGCACAAGAGATTTACACTTTGTTGGATGGATTAACTGAGCTAACGAAAGATGCGGGTTATGTTGCAAGTGTGGATTTTGGTTCGGAAGACAAAATTATTGAGGAATAG
- the LOC132170916 gene encoding ATP-dependent DNA helicase Q-like SIM, producing MDGDDISSNQVIERLIEMGFEHSAVTEAVKAKGSSLDDALEYVLNGPRRNSGGTSISSTCSTSNGKAVQKRALSSLHPSSQTRQSSILNHFQFTARPKRNRVDVLSDVLVLGSNVLPSCVEEPKDLSGIGRNFKSEVEPFLVDCPRELEIGSDWEKKVTSLLQKHFGYSSLKNFQKEALAAWLAHQDCLVLAATGSGKSLCFQIPALLTGKVVVVISPLISLMHDQCLKLAKHGVSACFLGSGQPDSTVEQKAMQGMYSIIYSCPETALRLIKPLQRLAESRGIALFAIDEVHCVSKWGHDFRPDYRRLSLLRENFSASSLKFLKFDIPLMALTATATTQVREDILKSLRMSRETKTVLTSFFRPNLRFLVKHSRTSSPSSYEKDFRELIDIYVRKRKSAGKKQTVISQELDDASDGSENGSISEADRSSPNDLDNIEDSYSGSDDEEVYAVKENGSIASKGKEMSVEYLENDVDIFQGVDDWDVAFGEFSGQSPPACWDLGGLSETIDPPNKPEERLRLLREPLEQGLTIIYVPTRKETLRITKYLCGFGVKAAAYNASLPKSHLRRVHKEFHENSLEVVVATIAFGMGIDKLNVRRIVHYGWPQSLEAYYQEAGRAGRDGKLAECTLYANQTRVPSLLPNKRNEDQTKKAYKMLSDCFRYGVNTSCCRAQTLVEYFGEDLREKCLLCDVCVDGPPEMQNLKEEADLLMQVIAAHYDKSSFMDGLYDDTMCTDIKQRRSTEMPNLRVLVSKIREQSQKFVATDLRWWQGLARIMEDKGYIREADNKIHVQIKFPAPTKLGLEFLQSSREQPFNVYPEADMLLSVSKPKSYSSFAEWGRGWADPEIRRQRLERMQVQPNRKLDGARGSRKQKRRAPRKSHGRKSNKQNPSSRTVRGRIEAKLSKYK from the exons ATGGATGGCGATGATATATCTTCTAATCAAGTCATCGAAAGACTAATTGAAATGGGATTTGAGCATTCCGCTGTCACAGAAGCTGTAAAAGCAAAAGGGTCATCTTTGGATGATGCACTTGAGTATGTCTTGAATGGTCCTCGTAGAAATAGTGGGGGTACATCAATTAGTTCCACCTGTTCCACAAGCAATGGCAAGGCTGTGCAAAAAAGAGCCTTGTCCTCCTTGCATCCTTCAAGTCAAACACGCCAGTCTAGCATACTGAACCATTTCCAATTCACAGCTAGACCCAAACGGAACAGGGTTGATGTTCTATCTGATGTGTTGGTTTTGGGATCAAACGTATTGCCTTCTTGTGTAGAAGAACCTAAAGATCTTTCTGGTATTGGTCGTAACTTTAAATCTGAGGTAGAGCCATTTCTAGTTGATTGCCCTCGAGAGTTGGAAATTGGATCAGATTGGGAGAAGAAAGTTACCAGTCTCTTGCAAAAGCATTTTGGTTATTCATccttaaaaaatttccaaaaggAAGCCTTGGCTGCTTGGTTAGCTCACCAAGACTGTCTTGTCCTTGCAGCAACAGGGTCTG GGAAATCACTGTGTTTCCAGATTCCAGCATTATTAACAGGGAAGGTTGTAGTGGTTATTTCACCCTTGATTAGCTTGATGCATGATCAGTGCTTAAAACTAGCCAAACACGGGGTGTCTGCTTGCTTTCTTGGATCTGGGCAACCCGACAGTACTGTGGAACAGAAAGCGATGCAAGGCATGTATAGCATAATATATAGTTGCCCAGAGACAGCTTTAAG ATTGATAAAACCACTTCAGAGGCTTGCGGAAAGTCGTGGAATTGCTTTGTTTGCAATTGATGAAGTCCATTGTGTTTCTAAGTGGGGCCATGATTTTCGGCCTGATTACAG GCGATTGTCTTTATTACGAGAGAACTTCAGTGCTAGCAGTTTAAAATTCTTGAAATTTGATATACCGCTGATGGCATTGACTGCTACTGCCACAACACAGGTTCGAGAAGACATTCTCAAGTCTCTACGCATGTCAAGGGAAACAAAGACTGTGCTTACTTCATTTTTCCGGCCAAATCTTCGGTTTTTG GTAAAACATAGTAGAACATCGTCACCATCTTCCTATGAGAAGGATTTCCGTGAACTGATAGACATATATGtcagaaagagaaagagtgcTGGCAAGAAACAGACTGTAATCTCACAAGAATTAGATGATGCATCTGATGGCTCTGAGAATGGTAGTATATCTGAGGCAGATAGAAGTTCTCCAAATGATTTGGACAACATTGAGGATTCCTATTCTGGCAGTGATGATGAAGAAGTATATGCAGTGAAGGAAAATGGTTCAATAGCTTCAAAGGGAAAAGAAATGTCAGTTGAATATTTGGAAAATGATGTTGACATTTTTCAGGGTGTGGATGATTGGGATG TTGCCTTTGGTGAATTCTCTGGACAATCTCCTCCTGCATGCTGGGATTTGGGTGGGCTATCTGAGACAATTGATCCACCAAACAAACCAGAAGAAAGACTAAGACTTCTGCGTGAGCCTTTAGAGCAAGGACTAACTATTATATATGTTCCTActagaaaagaaacattgagGATCACAAAATATCTTTGTGGGTTTGGTGTGAAAGCTGCTGCTTATAATGCTTCG TTGCCAAAATCACATTTAAGGCGGGTTCACAAGGAATTTCATGAAAACTCTTTAGAG GTTGTTGTTGCAACAATTGCTTTTGGAATGGGGATTGACAAATTAAATGTCCGAAGAATTGTCCATTATGGTTGGCCACAG AGTTTGGAGGCATATTATCAAGAAGCAGGTCGAGCTGGCAGGGATGGGAAATTAGCAGAATGCa CTCTATATGCAAACCAAACACGAGTGCCATCACTCTTGCCgaataaaagaaatgaagatCAGACTAAAAAAGCATATAAGATGCTATCTGACTGCTTCAG ATATGGCGTGAATACTTCTTGCTGTCGGGCTCAGACACTTGTGGAGTACTTTGGGGAGGATTTAAGGGAGAAGTGTCTATT GTGTGATGTTTGCGTTGATGGACCTCCTGAAATGCAGAATTTGAAAGAGGAGGCTGATCTTTTGATGCAGGTTATTGCAGCTCATTAT GATAAGAGCAGTTTCATGGATGGGTTATATGATGATACCATGTGCACTGACATTAAGCAACGGAGATCTACAGAAATGCCAAACCTCAGAGTGCTTGTCAGTAAAATAAGGGAGCAG TCTCAAAAATTTGTGGCAACTGATCTGCGTTGGTGGCAAGGTCTTGCACGAATTATGGAAGATAAAGGGTACATCCGAGAGGCAGATAACAAG ATTCATGTTCAGATTAAATTCCCAGCGCCAACAAAACTTGGCTTGGAGTTTTTGCAATCTAGTAGGGAGCAACCTTTCAATGTTTATCCTGAAGCAGATATGCTGCTCTCAGTGAGCAAGCCCAAGTCTTATTCATCTTTTGCAGAATGGGGAAGAGGCTGGGCAGATCCTGAGATCCGTCGTCAACGCTTAGAGAGAATGCAAGTGCAACCGAATAGAAAGCTGGATGGGGCACGTGGTTCACGGAAACAAAAGCGTCGAGCACCACGAAAGTCACACGGtagaaaatcaaacaaacagaACCCATCTTCAAGAACTGTTCGAGGAAGGATAGAagcaaaattatcaaaatacaaGTGA